CAATCTGTTCATTTTCACCTCTTGAGAAAGTAACAACGATTGTCAAAATAAGTACTAAATGGACATAACTTACTCCGACATACACATTTACTATGATTCAGAAAAAGGGGGAGAGCGTGAGTGGATCGTGTCTTCCAAGTAGCGTACTATGGCTAGCTTTTTTCTAAACCACATTTACAGACCATAATGTGCAACTCGAATTCACAATGTCGATGTTGTAAATACCAGttcccttttttatttgaaattgaaatgtAAAAAAGATAGCGTCCGTACCgtacattaaaaataaatgaacaaccaacaaataaattaattaattgtgcatattattttatttgtaaaattgGCTAGCACGTTTGAAAGAGGAAATTCACTCGTCTCTCTCGTATACTGGAACCGACTACGACTCTAATAGCCCTCGCAGGTTTTAATGTTCATTTCCATTAGATGCTTCTAACCATTCAACAAGgaatattaaattaaatgttaCCGTTATTGAAATTGGTAATAAACATGATTAACACTGATTGACGACCAATTTCAACAATCTTGACTGCATAGTTTATCTCACTTGGATTTTGTACTCAGTTGCACAGGAATAGGTTGTTGTATTTGTTTATGAAACTAATAATTGTTCCTTGTGAAAGCCTAACAATATTAAAGTTGAGAACAAAGAGAGGAGAGACATTATATATACGAATAACAGCTTCCTTTTTAATGTCCACTGGCACTGTATGTGAATCGTACCGACCAATGCTCTAACCTTGAAGTCGGACGCTTGTGTGTTTCTAAAATTTGGCTTAACATCCCTCTTTCGCGGCCGACGTTGTTCCACATGCTAATAAATTGTGCATTGAATGGAAGAATCTAACTCAACCAACCGACTTGAATAACTCCCCACCGATTTCCTTTCCTTAGGAATAATAATCAATTCCTTGCCAAGGCCGGCCGTCGTTAGTGTCCTCCGTTCATCTCCGAGTTGACGTGTGCGTGTGTATGCCTCTGTTAATGCTTTAACATCTTCACCGTCCATTGCAGCAATCAATGGCCGTGATCAATCTTGCTATAAAGACGAAgatgatttttattttactttgtaAAAGATCATGGATTCTCTAGGAGTTTCGCGCATTAATTCACACTCTCGTAGGCGTCGAAGGCTAAAACATGATAGgtccttttcaaagaaagaaaagcaaggaGAGACTAACAGATTACATTTCTTCTTTGTCCTTTTATGGCACTTAAATTGCTCATTTAGTTGCGTGCTTAGTCTTTCTTTGGGCTTCTGCTTGCAGTATGACCATTTTTTCCTGCAAAGGCGTTTCTCCAAAAAGCCAGCAGCCTACTTCCCCTATGGTGGTAGCTATATACCAGAAACAGGAAAAGTTTGCTGCTTGGTCGCTCCAATCCAAATCAGTGTAAAGAAATAACATCTTCTTAAATCGATTAGCTTACTTTATACATTGAGGAGAAACAATCGTTTAACAACACTCTTCCTCCTTAGCTAGCTACCACACCTGTGCATTCATGGCTCTCATTAATGGCGGACTGGTTCCCGACAGCCCGTTCTTTAAGATGGGGAGAGAGGCTAAAGGACCCGACTACCTTCTCCCTTCCTCAATGAATCCCTTTCTCTCTGACTCCCATATATATTCGGAAGGCTCACATCAGTTGCCATGCCTGCTATTGGCTGTTGCGCTTGCTTGCGAAACGTGTCGATGGCTTTCGCCATAGCTCGCTTCCAAATGGCTCTCCTCCTCAAGATCCTTCTCTTCTGGAGTGTTTTCAAAGCAAGTGAAGGTCTGGttgcttttctctttcctccttTTAATTGCCGTTTCATTGCTGTCTTAGTGTTTGATTGTTCCGCTCCACATTGGTCCCTTCCGAGTTTTATGAAGTTCTTTTCCACATCTTTGTCTGCCCTGTTCTGTTTTGGGGAGCCATTGCCTTTTCTTCTATCTTTCACCTGAAGATCAGAAATTCCTCCTTTTAAAATGTAAGGCTTGTTCCCTTCCAGAATTCTTAGTCAAAAACCTCAAAAATTTCAACTACCATGTTGTAGGATTCTTTCTTCCATTCTGGACTGCAATCACTTGATCTATCAGACTTACTAGGCCAAAAGTTGAACGAATATGGAGTAATAAACAAATAAGTAACACCACCAAGATGACACATCTCCagccatcttcatcttcttccttctcttcttgccAATGAACATCGTCCACGTCTCCTGCTTTAGTTATTTATATTTCTCTTCTTGCTGCTTTGATACAACTCACAAGTCACACTCACAGCCCTTTATTCACTCTTATCACAGGCTACCATGGCGATCTCAAGTACTCGTTCATGCGCCCAGCCACGAGCCTAGCCTACACCCCACTGAACCGGACCTACGACTACATCATAGTGGGCGGCGGCACGGCCGGCTGCCCGCTCGCCGCCACCCTGTCCCGCAACTTCAGCGTGCTGCTGCTAGAGCGCGGCGGCTCGCCTTATGGCGACCTGAACGTCTCGCGAATGGAGAACTTCCACATTTGCCTCACCAATACCGTGCCACGTGCGCCGGCCGAGGTGTTCGTGTCGACGGACGGGGTGATCAATTCCCGGGCCCGCGTCCTCGGCGGCGGCAGCAGCATCAATGCCGGGTTCTACACCCGGGCCAGCCCGAACTACGTGAAGAGGGCCGGTTGGGACGGAGCCCTGGTCAATGAGTCCTACCCCTGGATTGAACGACAGATAGTGTACCAGCCCAAGCTCGCTCCGTGGCAGGCGGCGGTCAGGGACGGCCTGCTGGAGGCCGGTGTTTCGCCCTTCAATGGTTTTACCTTCGACCATGTGTTTGGTACTAAGGTGGGAGGCACCATCTTCGACCGCCAGGGTTTCCGGCACACCGCAGCCGACCTCCTCCAGTCTGCAGACCCGGAGAACGTGGAAGTCATAATCCGAGCAACTGTGCAGAAGGTCCTCTTCCGCTCGCACattggtatctctctctctctctctccagtaGGTAATAATGCTGACAGTTCCTGAAACTCGGCATATAGAGTTATGAGAGACAAACATGTTAAGCTCCCATTATTTATTGCGCCCCTTGGTTGGGGGTTGGATGTTGAGGTTTTCAAATAGAGGTCAAGATTAATGCTGTTCCAGCTGCCATACCTTGtttatcaaaagaaagaaagtggaaGATGTGTGTACTTCTGAGTAAAGTAGTCACTAAGAGACCAGCAAATGTGGAGTCGATAGTGAATTAAGATAAAGTTCATGTGTTCTGCATCATCATACAAGATAATACATTAGTCTGTAGATTTGACAAGATCGGTTCTTTAGAACTCCTTTCGTTTGGACTTTGACATGGTTAATTTTCGAGTTGCATTATAAGACGCTCTTACTCCAGACGCATTACATCCTACCTGAGTTATCTTTAATTGGTTCAAATTACAgcagggaagaagaagaaacccaGAGCAGTGGGAGTGATCTTCAGGGATGAGGAGGCAAGGGAATACGAAGTGCAGGCTAAAGAGGAGGTGATTGTGACGGCCGGCGCGATCGGCAGCCCGCAACTGCTCATGTTGAGCGGCATTGGGCCGGAGAGGGAGCTGAAGAAGTGGAAGATACCGGTGGTGCTGAAGCAGGAGCAGGTGGGGCAAGGCATGTCTGATAACCCAATGAACGCCATCTATATACCCACCAAGAAGCCTGTGGTGCAATCCTTGATACAGACCGTGGGCATAACCAAGCTGGGCTCGTTTGTAGAGGCCAGCAGTGGGTTCGGTGGCACAGAGAACAGCATTCATTGCCATCACGGCATCTTGTCAGCAGAGGTACTCATAAAAACGAAGCTTTTATGTGTTGCTTGCATCTGTGAATTCGTGACACAGAATAAATTAGTTCGGTTAAAAAGGTCAAGTCACTGACAGTAATATGTGTCTAGAAAAAAACCACGCGATCCACCTTCCCTTATTTATAACTTCTCAAGATGAACATCGGCGGTGGAAAATTAAGTACCCttgccttctttctttctttttcttttcccccgtctttttctcctttctgctGGATTCATGCCGTAAGTATTTATTGGTTCATTATAGTCATTATGAGGAAAAGTGCAAAGCTAATTCAAAAACAACTCATTCTGAGCCATATCAGGTCTTTATACTGTGCCTGAGTTGCTGAACCGTTGATTTGTTGGATTCTTAACCCCATAAGTTGATAGGCAAATTCCAACACAGTCTTCATAACTTAGCATACCAAGGAAGGAACCTTTCTAGAGTTTGATATGGTTGTCTTTAAATTGTGGAAGTTGGAAAAGTACCATAGTTCATAAGAGCACGATACTGGAACGCATTAGAGTGATCACACGTTTTAAGATCTCCAAAGTCAATGATAGATGCACGAAGTCAAAACATTAGTTTGCTTTTTATGGGACAGATTGCCGGTAAAGTTTGTCTGCAAgtggaccaaaaaaaaaagaagaattatgTTCTAAGACGACCGTTTTGAAGGAACAAATTGCAGTAATAGAAGGAAGATGGAGAAATTAGAAGGCAATATGGTGTATATTATTATCATAACATACTTAAAAACCCGTTAGACAATCTAGTTGGCAGTCATGTCCCATGCTTCAGGTTATTTAATTGGAAGAGAAGCAGTTTTAACTTTAGCTGATATTTATGCCAAAATAATTAGAAAAGACAAATAGGAAGCATGTAGTTTCTTGAATCATCCACAGTTTGGCATCTCAAACGTCAGTTGATTTGAATTAAGTTCAGTCTAACAGGAACCTGCTCCTTTAcctaattttcctttttttaagaTCTTGAAGTGCTCACTAACATCACTTCACAACTTGGTATTCAGATTGGACAGCTCTCAACTATTCCTCCAAAGAAAAGGAGCCTAGATGCCATCGAGGAGTACAGGAGGAACAAAAGGGATTTCCCAAAGGAGACCTTCATGGGAGGATTCTTACTAGAGAAAATAGTGGGTCCTCTGTCCAAAGGCCACTTGAGCCTGAATGGCACCGATGTGGACAAATTGCCCGCAGTGACCTTCAACTACTTCCAGCACCCTAGAGATCTTCAGCGCTGTGTCAATGGCATCCGCACGATCGAACGGATCGTGAAGTCAAAGCGGTTCGCCGACTTCACTCAGGATAATGAGTACACAATCCAGATGATTCTGAACATGAGTGTCAAGGCCAACATCAACTTTATCCCCAAGAACACTAATGACACGACATCGCTTGAACAGTTCTGCAGAGACACAGTCCTTACAATCTGGCACTACCATGGTGGATGCCAGATGAACAAGGTGGTAGACAAGAACTACAGAGTGATGGGAGTGGAGGGGCTCAGAGTGGTGGACGGGTCGACCTTCCACTCCTCTCCAGGAACAAATCCACAGGCAACAGTCATGATGCTAGGAAGGTAAGATCATCACTACTTGAGATGTCCTTGCTTTGAGGCTGCGATTCATTGTCAAGGTAATCTATGGTCATATGTTTAGACCAACTCCAAAGAAGCTACCTATAAAAATACGAAGCCTCTTATAAAATAGCAAACCTTTCAGTTGAATTATCAATGCCTTTAATGGTCGTAACTCGTAAGGGTCAGGATCATAATTTCAAGGGCAGTAGCTGTCCGTTGCTTTTTGCTGTGGGTCCGAAATCTATAGGTTGGTGGAGTCCGCCCTGAACCAGGGGCCGCTGCAACGTAGTTCACAATTTAAAATTGAACTTTTTGTCTTCGTGATCCTAAAATTTACTGATCTGGATATCGTCATCATGTTCATCCTGTTTAAGAACCTGGAAACTTATTCTCAGGTCAGTTCTTTTGCATGGTCAGACAAAAATCTGATGATATAaagtttggaaaatttttaaattgtcaAATTTTCTGTCCTATTTACAAATACTCAAGCAAACTCATTCAAGAGCTTGATGCCTACACAGTAATTGCACTGTTCGTATGTACTTACATAGCAGCAGATCGCATGAAAGCTAGTTCTTCctaaaatcaaaatcaagaaCTAGTACTTGATTccattcatgtttttttttcttgtaattgttcattttttcaactGTTACTCTTTTCGGTGCTTGGCAGGTACGTGGGTGTAAAGATGTTGAGGGAAAGGCTCGGAGGAAGTGCAGGTGTTTGAGAAGGTCCAACGATGTGGCGAACAGTGTAGTTCGGTAGCGTATGGgatgaagaaacaagaaatcccaCGATTTTATTGTTATGGTATAATGCAAATGATTGATGTAGCGTCAGATAGTGTGGGATTGGCTCTACAATAAATGTAGAAAGTTCGATCGAGGATATTGCTGAgcacttttcttctttcttagtTTCAGCCGTGATGATTTTGGTGAAGCAAAATGAATATTAGGAGAACATTTCACGCTCGCGGCGCTGGAGAGAGTATATAAATAGTCGCGTGTATCTATGTACCCGATCTATGCAAAAGgttggaaaataaataaaaaataactgaaCATAATCATCCCtcaaaaactttcaaatattttggtCGAATGTAGTTTCTGCTATAGATTTAAATATTTCAGAATCGACTGTAAAAATCAAACAGTATTCAGGCAGATTGTAAAATGCAACATTAATTCTTATTTATCCGACTAGTTAGAATCCAATTCGGTAAAAAACAGTATTCCTGTAATGGAAATTCTTGAACTTAGCAGAAGCGCCCTCCAAGTTGATAATTGGTTAATGAGATGAATAACCAACATGTTTCTGAAGCTGTATTTTAACAGATAATAAGGTAAATTAATGGAGCCATTGGAACTCAGATGCGAACTGGGGAACATAGGAGATGATTGT
This window of the Nymphaea colorata isolate Beijing-Zhang1983 chromosome 2, ASM883128v2, whole genome shotgun sequence genome carries:
- the LOC116248610 gene encoding protein HOTHEAD-like isoform X2; this translates as MPAIGCCACLRNVSMAFAIARFQMALLLKILLFWSVFKASEGYHGDLKYSFMRPATSLAYTPLNRTYDYIIVGGGTAGCPLAATLSRNFSVLLLERGGSPYGDLNVSRMENFHICLTNTVPRAPAEVFVSTDGVINSRARVLGGGSSINAGFYTRASPNYVKRAGWDGALVNESYPWIERQIVYQPKLAPWQAAVRDGLLEAGVSPFNGFTFDHVFGTKVGGTIFDRQGFRHTAADLLQSADPENVEVIIRATVQKVLFRSHIGKKKKPRAVGVIFRDEEAREYEVQAKEEVIVTAGAIGSPQLLMLSGIGPERELKKWKIPVVLKQEQVGQGMSDNPMNAIYIPTKKPVVQSLIQTVGITKLGSFVEASSGFGGTENSIHCHHGILSAEIGQLSTIPPKKRSLDAIEEYRRNKRDFPKETFMGGFLLEKIVGPLSKGHLSLNGTDVDKLPAVTFNYFQHPRDLQRCVNGIRTIERIVKSKRFADFTQDNEYTIQMILNMSVKANINFIPKNTNDTTSLEQFCRDTVLTIWHYHGGCQMNKVVDKNYRVMGVEGLRVVDGSTFHSSPGTNPQATVMMLGRYVGVKMLRERLGGSAGV
- the LOC116248610 gene encoding protein HOTHEAD-like isoform X1 yields the protein MPAIGCCACLRNVSMAFAIARFQMALLLKILLFWSVFKASEGYHGDLKYSFMRPATSLAYTPLNRTYDYIIVGGGTAGCPLAATLSRNFSVLLLERGGSPYGDLNVSRMENFHICLTNTVPRAPAEVFVSTDGVINSRARVLGGGSSINAGFYTRASPNYVKRAGWDGALVNESYPWIERQIVYQPKLAPWQAAVRDGLLEAGVSPFNGFTFDHVFGTKVGGTIFDRQGFRHTAADLLQSADPENVEVIIRATVQKVLFRSHIAGKKKKPRAVGVIFRDEEAREYEVQAKEEVIVTAGAIGSPQLLMLSGIGPERELKKWKIPVVLKQEQVGQGMSDNPMNAIYIPTKKPVVQSLIQTVGITKLGSFVEASSGFGGTENSIHCHHGILSAEIGQLSTIPPKKRSLDAIEEYRRNKRDFPKETFMGGFLLEKIVGPLSKGHLSLNGTDVDKLPAVTFNYFQHPRDLQRCVNGIRTIERIVKSKRFADFTQDNEYTIQMILNMSVKANINFIPKNTNDTTSLEQFCRDTVLTIWHYHGGCQMNKVVDKNYRVMGVEGLRVVDGSTFHSSPGTNPQATVMMLGRYVGVKMLRERLGGSAGV